GGAACAATATTGTCTCGTATATAACCATTATAGTCTATGTGCTGCATGGTGTTTTCATAGTGTGGACCTACATGCATCTGGTCAAAAAGAGTGTGAGGTCCAAAGATGACAGGGTGAAGTTCATGCAGACATGTGTGCCCCATTTAATTTCCTTATCAACGTTCCTTTTGATCATcgtgtttgatttgatgtactCACGGTTTGGCTCCACAGATTTGCCACAGGGCCTTCAAAACTTCATCGCTACAGAGTTTCTCATTATTCCTCCGCTCATGAATCCTCTCATATATGGATTCAAACTCACCAAAATACGGAACAGAATTTTGTACATAGTTAATTCTGGAAGAAAGTGACTTCTTCGTCTCCGATTGAGATTTTTGCATTtagatgtgtgtttatttcatgttgtaGCTTGTTTTACATGATGAATTCATACTGTAGAATAATTAGGAAGAACATTGAACCTCGGATTTTTCTTCAAATTGTTGAATTTAATAGATGTTTCTGGTTCTGCCTGTGTATAAAATTCAAATAGTGCATTTGCTGAAGTGATACATCACATGCTTGAACCTCTGTCCCGTATTAATGTGATATCAGAAGATTCTCTGTAACATAAAGATACGGTTTAACTATTAGACTGGAGGTAAAGTTTTTGCCTCACATAATAATTAATCATAATAAAATTGCACATGGAATTTTGCTCTGTTTGAAACATCACctttttgttgatattattgTGCATGTGAGAGCAGGAAAACAGGAATATTTCAAAAACCTAGAACCACTGCAATTGCCCAGGATTGTTTAGAGAGAGAAGCTGCCATGAACACGAGTGAGTGAAATAGTTTTTTGTACAGAGAGATACTTGGATGTTGTGAGttaaatgatctgtatttatattgtgtttttctagtcttgatgaccactcagagctgctttactatttaaaatgttgccattcactcattcactcactcatcacaTCTTTCATACCTCTGCTGACAcgtgtggggttaagtgtcaggctgaaaataacatcaacattttgccacatttttaacgttaactttttttccacattcacaccaatatttgttaacttgtacatatattaaattgtttaaatattaaatgttacacctaaatgttaaatactaaagcaacaacaacaaattgcaTTGGACAtgtctggtttatttatttcctttggGGGGAAAAAGTCAACTCTCAGctgttgtgatgttgttgtcAAAGCTGTTATTAAGAGGAGAGTCACAGCAGAGAGGACAGTTCACTGTTCATTTTTAAACCTGGTGAGTTTTACAAAGAGCAAACATTGAATTGTTTTCGTGTTCATGTTGTTCTGATGTTGGTTCAAAACGTCTTCAGCACATTTGGAACCCTCTTACAGATGCTGTGATACAGATTAAGCTGAATAATAATGGATAATGTTTCGTTTGTGAGAGTTTTAACTCTGTCAGGCTTCAACGAGACGTCTAACTACAGAATGACTCTTTTTACTCTCACTTTGCTCTATTACTGTTTGATTCTGTTCTGCAACATCTgcctcatcaccatcattatactGGATGAAAACCTGCATGAACCTATGTATGTGTTATTGTGCAGCTTTTTCATTAACGGACTTTATGGGACCACAGGTTTCTACCCCAAGTTTCTTTCAGATCTACTCTCGTCTTCTCCAGAAATCTCATATGAAGGCTGTCTTTTGCAGGCGTTCATCATGTACTCGTTCGCTTGCTGTGACTTGTCTATTCTGGCAGTTATGGCTTACGACAGGTATCTGGCCATATGTCGACCACTGCACTATCACTCTCTGATGTGTAAGAGGAGGCTCGCTCTGCTGGTTTGTTTCTCCTGGTTAACGCCGCTCTCTGCGTTTGCCATCAACGTTCTGCTCTCGTCCAGGCTGAAGTTATGTGGCTCAAACCTGCACAAAGTCTTCTGTGTGAACTGGGTAATCGTTAAACTCGCCTGTTCGGACGCCGACACGGTGCCAAACAGTTTGGTTTCATATGTCATCATAATAGTCTATGTGCTGCATGGCGTTTTCATAGTGTGGACCTACATGCAT
This genomic interval from Solea solea chromosome 2, fSolSol10.1, whole genome shotgun sequence contains the following:
- the LOC131450286 gene encoding olfactory receptor 2C3-like, which produces MDNVSFVRVLTLSGFNETSNYRMTLFTLTLLYYCLILFCNICLITIIILDENLHEPMYVLLCSFFINGLYGTTGFYPKFLSDLLSSSPEISYEGCLLQAFIMYSFACCDLSILAVMAYDRYLAICRPLHYHSLMCKRRLALLVCFSWLTPLSAFAINVLLSSRLKLCGSNLHKVFCVNWVIVKLACSDADTVPNSLVSYVIIIVYVLHGVFIVWTYMHLVKKSVRSKDDRVKFMQTCVPHLISLSTFLVIIVFDLMYMRFGSTDLPQGLQNFIAIEFLLIPPLMNPLIYGFKLTKIRNRILYIIHSGRK